The genomic segment AGGGAGGCGTACAGTGACAGAGATAGTGATCAGATGTACATGAGAGTAGCTGCAGTGAACTGGGTGACAGTGGGGAAGGGGCATTGGTGACAGGTAACAAGAGGGTGCATGAGAAAGATAGAAGAAACGAAAAGTGCTAAAGATGAGGTATGGCAGGCCCAAGATGTAGCtcagagaaaaagggaaagttAACAAAAGGCACAGAAAGGGGATGAACAGTGGAAAGGTGGAAAATAGCATGGGGGAAGGATGTTAATGAGAATAAGGAACAGATACTAATAGCCAAGTGGTTCCAGATGCAAAGGAGGCAAATGGTGGCCCTCAAATGGTTACAGCTGCTGAGTACCAAAGGAATAAGAGATGTGAAGAATGCTTGATGGAGGAAGATTGCAAGTAGGGGCAGGACCCAGCATGTATAGGTATTAACATAATGCTTTTATGACCTGACTTTCAACGTGACGAAAGGGTCTTCCCAAGCACAGAGAATCGCCAATCATCTTCATCcttttgtcatttcctccatgaagcTCAACATCCTGAGCTAAACCTTCACTATTTAGCTTAATGTCTTTtagggtctccctcttccataagTTACATCCATTTTAAGTGCTGATCCCTTAAGTactgatcagcacttctttacatagctgtcctcatccattcacatcACACAGCCAACccagtgcagttttctctcttgcatgtTACACCTAACTCCtttaatgcctttttttttttgccccctcaacacatttgcactttgtcatacatgcacactgatattattacacatccaacagagtatattagcttcattcctctctggACTTCACATAccttctgcattcagggcccgCATCTCACTATCATGGAGCAACCACTgctgcacacaagcatcatacaatcttcctttgaCTCTGAAAGAGACCTTTTGTTACCAAGAGAGGGAATAGGGTCCTGTCTATCTTCCTAGCAACtagaactttggtttttgctagttaatcttaaggccctttgattccagattttgctTCTACACCTAGAATTCCTTTTCTATTTCTACTACAGATTCATTGAATATCATCACTGTACCCAATGCTAAATCTCACCTTACTAACAGTACCCCAATATATACATGCCAGTACATGGCATGTATGGCTTTCACAAGCTAGCTTCCTCAGAGAGCACCAGATCACAGAACAAAGGGTTCTGTCAAAGGCTCCTCCAGGTGGATGAATGCCAAATATAGTGGCTTACTTTTAGCTAAATAATTCACTTGTAATTGTCTTACTAGAAAGATGGCATCAGTGGTAcctctccctggcacaaaaccaaactggaGCTCGTCTAATCTAATTCCGTTCTTAATTGAGCTATAACTCTTCATTTTGACCTGTTCCGCTAATTTGATGTGTCTGAAATTATTCCTAGCTAAAGCAGCTCCTGTAAAAGTCAactaaaatatatagacatagataataaacatacacacagaaaaatcacttaaacatacacatctatatacacatatatatatattatacccacacccagacatacgcacacacatacacatatgcaaatgtctTTAAAATGCTGCCATAGCCCAACACCAAATAATTAACGGTGTCTTCCTATAGAAAGATTCCGGCAAATAATGTCTCTCTTAATCTTGACGCTGTCGGGGAGTGGGGGCAAGTTGGTCACCGGTAGGGAATCATCCCCTTCGTCTTCGACTTCATATACCATGTACTCTTCACCAATGTCATCACAGCCAATACAGAAGTTATGTAGAACACACGCTAAGTGAATTATATCCACAATGGTGCTGAGATTCGTGGACTCAATGACCTTCAGTCTGCGGAACCGTCCATGGAGCAAGCCGAAGGCGCGCGTAATGACTTTCTGGACAGTCATCAGGCAACTGTTGTAATACTGTTGAGCGTCTGTCTTTGACTCGGAGGTGTAAGGTGTGATCAACCAATCGAACAGAGGGAAGGCAGCATCACCAACCAAATGGTGCGAGTTGCACAAGTGTGCACCACGCTCCAGAAGGTGGCTATCAATGAGAGTTTGAAAGTCATGGAGACGACCAGCGTGTCCAGTTGAACAGAATATAAACCTCATATCCCGCTGGCAGGCAGCAATTAACTTCACCGAGTAGTACCCGTTTTTATTGTAAAACTTCTCCCTATCATTGTCTAAAGCTTTCACCTGAATGTGTGTGGTGTCCAAAACACCAATGACATTCTTTAAATTACTCAGAGTCTCAAATTCTTGTGATATAATCTGCTTATCAGCGTCTTTCTCAGGCCATCGTATGAGATTCTCTTTTGACTTAGAAAGAAgagctttcattattttactacGGCGATTAAGAAAAGACTCTTCAGTGATTGAAAAACGTTGACAGATTTCTGACAAAGTATCTTGGGAACCCATATACCATAGAACAGATAACAAACTTTTTTCCAAGGTCTCTGGTTGGCTCCCTCGTGCCATCTCAATTGCTTCAGGACACGTACGCAGGTAGCTGAACACTTTCCAAAACGTCACAGACGACATCCGAAAGTTACTCTTGAAATCTGTCGACAACCATGAAGGTATATCCTCACTGTATTTTTTTAACTTCCGTCGATCGGCTTTGGACCTgatattgagaagaaaaaaaaattcggaTCGAAATACAGCAACAGGTGGAAGGAAAACTAAACTGAATGAAGAAGTACAGACaaatatcatttaacatttaaaataaagaatgaggCAGCTTGAATGGCAAACCAACAGCTCTCTACCAGATTAACTGCACTAGGattaacaagagagagagagagagagagaaagagagagagagagagagagagagagagaaagagagagagaaagaaagagaaagagaaagaaagacagctaAAAAGGTAAAAAGATTCTTTTGATCGACACAAACATGTCATAAAAGAACAAGGCAACTGACCATACGTATAGACAGAAACAAACTATCGCTAAGAACCTGTTGCTGAAATTTATCTAGGCCACACAGAAAGAGCTCTGTCTCTTAACTTTAAACTTCTATGATTGATATGGGNNNNNNNNNNNNNNNNNNNNNNNNNNNNNNNNNNNNNNNNNNNNNNNNNNNNNNNNNNNNNNNNNNNNNNNNNNNNNNNNNNNNNNNNNNNNNNNNNNNNNNNNNNNNNNNNNNNNNNNNNNNNNNNNNNNNNNNNNNNNNNNNNNNNNNNNNNNNNNNNNNNNNNNNNNNNNNNNNNNNNNNNNNNNNNNNNNNNNNNNNNNNNNNNNNNNNNNNNNNNNNNNNNNNNNNNNNNNNNNNNNNNNNNNNNNNNNNNNNNNNNNNNNNNNNNNNNNNNNNNNNNNNNNNNNNNNNNNNNNNNNNNNNNNNNNNNNNNNNNNNNNNNNNNNNNNNNNNNNNNNNNNNNNNNNNNNNNNNNNNNNNNNNNNNNNNNNNNNNNNNNNNNNNNNNNNNNNNNNNNNNNNNNNNNNNNNNNNNNNNNNNNNNNNNNNNNNNNNNNNNNNNNNNNNNNNNNNNNNNNNNNNNNNNNNNNNNNNNNNNNNNNNNNNNNNNNNNNNNNNNNNNNNNNNNNNNNNNNNNNNNNNNNNNNNNNNNttttttttttttttttttttttgctatcaaaaatattttatcgcAATCAGAACAAAAATGAAACCATTCAAgctaaaaccacacacacacacacacacacacggctagAAGCTAAATCACGTTTCCAAGGCAGCAGCAATGATGCTCGTAAGTATTAAGTAggccataaatacatttacaaagtTTAAATAATTGCACTACTTTCTACACAAAAGCCAATCAATATACTAACGCAGAAAACATTAGATTACACGGGGCTGATGAAGATGAAACTTAATTCGAGAGCAATGGGTATCTCTTAAAGGGAAATGAATGCACAATGGGTTAAAAAtcttaaaattgaattaaatgaagTGAGAAGGGATGACTAACGAGTGTGTAGTagtagaatatgaaataaaaacaatgaaagactATCTAAATAGTAATGAGACGAAATGAGAGAATTTTGAATAgagattcaaaaagaaaaaaaatagaggacgcgctaaaaacaatttatattaaataattttttgacATTGAAagcctttagcattctgattattttatcaaatataatgcatatttattcgcattgttttgaattactcatgcatttATCTCAAAGGTTCAAGATTTTGATGGTGCGACTGTTAACTTTTAGAAAGATATAGGATAAGTAGGAGAGGTTGACTCTGGCTGATTTGAATATAGAATCGGTAGAGTATTTGGGCTGggtatgaccagtttaaatgttaatgggTTAAGGAGAATGATGGTTAGAACTAAGATAGATTACAAGGAACtgtttaaaaagaacaaaattagaTTAATGCAGCCCAGCTAGAATATTCCAGTTGAAAAACTTGGAAAACCTAACGTTACCAAAATAGTGAATCGATATCCAATGTAAGCACTTCACCTGCATGACTGACACAACCACAAGCTGGATTCCCTTTCAACAATATCCTTATGTTGACtaatatttagtgtgtgtgtgtgtgtgtgtgtgtgtgtgtgtgtgtgtgtgtgtgtgtgtgtgtgtgtgtgtgtgtgtgtgtgtgtgtgtgtgcacgtgcgtatgtggatgtgcgtgtgtgtgtttattgttttgtttcaaatcACGGCCAAATATCCAAACATTATTTTCCCAGAAATAACTCCACTAAGTTACCAGAAAATAATGCTAAATAAAGTATGCTTTGAGGTAATGGCAAACCatattctctcttcctttatcAAAGGGACAGTTAATTCCTAAGGAAACAGTCGTGGCTCAGATGTCCATTCCCATGACTACATTTCATAGATCATGTCAAAATCTTTTGTAACAGTCAATGAATAATAAAcagagtaacatatatatatatatacatatacatatatatatatatatatataaaattaaaaacaacagcaataaaattacaaaaattaattcaACAAGCAACCACATCCTAACTAATGCTCACAAAAGAATCATGCAAAATGATGGTAAAAGATTAATAGTCCATGTCAATTATTGGAACCTCCAACAGATTTTTAATTAGTGCCACATTTTAAACCATTTAATTAGTCCTTTATGTAGTTCAAATAGTCAAATAAAGAGATCCATTCAAtcttgaatatatattaatatcaccattttaattctgttttctCCATGCTTCCATGAGTAAGATGGTCCTTCTCTAGCACAACTTCTTAATACTTGTTGtagttcatcatcatctccttcgtAAGGTCCACAATTCTGAAATAAGCCTTCAGTTCTTTCCATGTCTTCCTTCAACTTTTTTCTTGAATCACTTAACACTTCTTTACGCAATTGCCATCTTCCATTGGCATTACGCGTCTgcaccagtgcagtcttctctcttgcacactacaaccaATTCCACTTAatcctaatttttctctcaactcatTTGTAAGCCACCATTCATGCACACTtaactaacattacacatccaaggAAAAACATGTgtacttcatttcttttcaagTCCAGCATATCCTCTACATTCAATGCCCAAGTTACATCGCTACACACTCTTTTGGAAGAATACAGAGCATGCAgaaaatagttatgtatgtatgtatacatgtgtatgtgacagAGATATATAGTGGTTACATATCCAAACTGAGGTTTCAATTTAATCAACATTTTGGTCAACTGCACACTGTGAACTGAGAAGAAAGATTTGCTGAAGGTGTAAATATGATCCCAGAGTTCTTGAACATCACCAGAACATCAGCTCAAGTTGTCACTGCTATATGGAGAAACACTACAGCATCTTTTCAGTATGTTTGGAAATAAAAGATCAAGAAGAGACTACCAGCATTATATGGGCAACAGTAAATGAAGCACCAGCATTTAGGAACAGATCTCATTTCAGTAACCTCTGTTTTATAGAGAAATCCCATATCAATCACCACCCTACTACACCAATCCTCAACAGAACAAACAAATTTAATGACATTTGTCagatatttttcaaagaaaaaaagacactgaCTGGTTATCTTAAACAAGTGACTTCAACAATCACATAACATGAAGCGATAGCGATCACATTTTACAATGATTTCTTCTCAATTTGCCAATGTGTACAGTTGAGAAAAAGGGGCAACTGAACAAGACTGTGGTTCGGAAACATAAATCTGATTACCttacataagaaaaaaattatgcaaaactCTAAGCTGTTCTACACAAAGTAATAATTACCACTTTTcagttttatatgaaaaaaaacaaaacaaagtgtgtgtgaatatatagagagagggactAATGAAGACAAGAAAACAAGCATTGCATTATAAGGTAATGCCACataattacaaaaagaaacattatcaCTATGCCTGTGGTAACCAAACAATTTTGAACATTCAGAATTGATCGCTGACTGTAGACATTCTTCAAAATTCTTATGCAAAAACTGTCTCTCCAAATAGTTGATTGAAGCAGCAAAATCTACAAACACCAATACAACAAAATCTAGAAAACCTAAATTTTTTTCATCCCTGCTTTTTAAAGAGAATCACCACAAGCTATTTCCCTTGTGCTGTTATTGGGCAGggagtttcttttcattttcttttttttttgtacatgcatgcaattttctctatattttttttctttcatatatacatgtaaattctTTCGGCAACTCCAAACTGCTCTCCATCAATTAATTATCCTAATTTTACATACCCACTTCAAAAAAACAGTTACATTTTCAACCATGCATTTGTTAATTCCATGTCACCCAAGCAGCATCCACTAAGCTATTCAATTTTACTGCATGCTCAATGTATATGAAATGATATGTTCTACTTTACATAATTGTCTAGAGATTGGCAACAAGAAACTTGAAATAACAATCTGTGAAGAATCTGCCAACCACATTTCACTAGCAAGGCATTGCTAgtggctgtggtagaagacacttgcccaagtaacCATGCAGTGAGTCACcactgggaccatgtggtttcaaagcaaagcttggtaatcacacatatacattcacttatgtatatgtatacatgcacacacaatttcttttcaaacGGGGGGGGGGACACTTCAGAGAGATTATAGTAACTTCTTAGAGCGGAGttcatcatttcacattgctaGGTGACTACTACTCCCAGGTTCCGGCCTTCAGAAAAATACATtcaaaacataacaaaagaaaacagaagtggAATATGTAAATTGTTAAGTGGAACCTATGGAGAGTGAAATTAANNNNNNNNNNAGAGATTATAGTAACTTCTTAGTGCGGAGttcatcatttcacattgctaGGTGACTACTACTCCCAGGTTCCGGCCTTCAGAAAAATACATtcaaaacataacaaaagaaaacagaagtggAATATGTAAATTGTTAAGTGGAACCTATGGAGAGTGAAATTAAATAGCACAATGAGATCACTGCTAAATAATATCAACACTGAATGCAATTTTTCACgactttgtagtagtagtagtagtagtagtagtagtagcagcagcagcagcagcagcagcagcttggCACACTTTCAACTCTGATAGactagatttatgatcaaaggcattccagccatggccaatCCCAAATACCCAAAAGGGTCCTTTTATCCACAAGGAATTCTACAATATGAGGgatatatatagcaatatcttGTGGAAAGACAAGTAACAACCTAGAGGTTTCCACACTAACTTGCTGACATCCGAAACCAAAATAACAAATGATACTACTTTCTATTGCATAAATTCAGAGATGGATCAGATCCGAGATTATGGCATGCTGGAactgaaaaacaaattatatcaacctcagcgCTAGTAGcctaatattttattcatcatctttcaaaaggataaaaaataaagtcaacctcagtttatgtatatgtacatcaacTTTATATTGGAACTTTTTTCCCCCTGTATGTTTTCTAACTCTAACCTACTAGCTGGTACTTGTGTATTTTGATAAGCACATGGTGATCATTCTGTTTAAATAGatcaaaaataaattgaaaaaaaaaaaaaatggaaaaaaaaaaaaatggaaaaaaaaaacaaaagaaaaaatacaagaagaaaatgtaCATAACtgcaattattttctttaaattgcaAACATGTAACTACCTACCCACAactctactacttctactactactactactactactacgactactaacactactacatTTTCGTTTATAGATGTCGCTAGCAGAGCACATTACTGAGAAACAGTGGACGAAACCAATGGCTAAAGTTTTAAAGGTAAAATCAAGAGACATCCATAGCAATTGGCtgaacaaatacaacaaatagccaaacatatatacacacacacacacacacatatatatatatatatatattggaaagaaCAACAgttgacaaagagacagaggaaAATGGTTCGAAATACTCTTTAGCACCACACAGCTAAAGACGGGTTAAGTTCTTTAAACCGCACATTTAAATCccccttttttaaattttatttttttatatgacaAGAAGAAAATCTGGGCAGTATATAATAAACAACAGCATAGTGGAAAGAAGAAAtacagtatgcatgtgtgtgtgtgtatatataaatatatacatacatatatatatagatatacatatacatacacacataaatgcacacactacACTCATACTAAATTTGCATCAAGCAGCAATTCTACTAACATCtacttgaaatttaaaaaaaaacttttttgtcaataaaaaatttttttgtttttttttttccattttgttttgttttgtttgaatttttttttttttttcagtaacgaaaagtaaaagacaataataatttatacaaaCTTAGTGTCACTCGTAATTTACTCCTTTTTCAAGCTGCCccatagaattaaatatatacaacacatgaatgtaaaaaaaaaaaaaaaaaaaaaNNNNNNNNNNNNNNNNNNNNNNNNNNNNNNNNNNNNNNNNNNNNNNNNNNNNNNNNNNNNNNNNNNNNNNNNNNNNNNNNNNNNNNNNNNNNNNNNNNNNNNNNNNNNNNNNNNNNNNNNNNNNNNNNNNNNNNNNNNNNNNNNNNNNNNNNNNNNNNNNNNNNNNNNNNNNNNNNNNNNNNNNNNNNNNNNNNNNNNNNNNNNNNNNNNNNNNNNNNNNNNNNNNNNNNNNNNNNNNNNNNNNNNNNNNNNNNNNNNNNNtatatatatatatatatatatatatatatatattggaagtttattcttatttttcttaaatatttttctctccaaaaaatttaaaaaaccttatatgaaaaataactatatataaaaatgtaataagagcataaaaaaattgtgtattttaaagggtatatttttcattaaaattccacaaatcactaaaacaattaaaagaaattcattaaatgataaaataaaaaaattatttaaaaatacttttttttgtttatgtatttatttatttatttatttattttaaaataccaaAAATGAAGACTACTTAGAATATACAATGCTCTCAGTAAGAATTAAGTGCAGAGCGAGTACAGATACCGTTATCAAACACTCAAGGTTCCAGTAAGCAGATCTATTATTATTACCGTCATTGTGCATAATTATTGTTTCAGTTACACTCATAACAAATGCAGACCAGTTCCTCTTTCACATGAACAACAAAAGATACAAATACGACACGAAacggaacaaaaacaaaacagcactACAAGAAACAAAAACTGTGATAAAATACATTCGAATAACGTTGCTTAAGACTGGAATTAACAGAAGCTCTCAATATATCTATTGACTGTTTTTGCCAGCTTATTTCCAttgtaagcagaaaaataattatgtaatctTTCGACAATTGAATGCATTTAATTAAGAGGCTGTCATTAATGATTTAAGTGGCTTTTACACACGAGTGGCATTGATAGGCTGACACTTTAATAAAAGAACACAGAccagcatggctgtgttgttcagcttactttgcaatcatgtggtttcaggttccatcccactgcatgacacctaaAGGCAACTGTCCtcaactatagccctgagccaagCTCTGCCCAGTGTTTCTTTAACTATGGCCTTGCGCTAACCAATTCCTtgtaagtggaattggtagatgtaactgtaaaaagtgtgtgtgtgtgtgcgcgcacacatatgtgtgtgcgtgtgtgtgcgcgcacacatatgtgtgtgcgtgtgtgtgtgtgtgtgtgtgtgtgtgtgtgtgtgtgtgtgtgtgtgtgtgtgtgtgtgtgNNNNNNNNNNNNNNNNNNNNNNNNNNNNNNNNNNNNNNNNNNNNNNNNNNNNNNNNNNNNNNNNNNNNNNNNNNNNNNNNNNNNNNNNNNNNNNNNNNNNNNNNNNNNNNNNNNNNNNNNNNNNNNNNNNNNNNNNNNNNNNNNNNNNNNNNNNNNNNNNNNNNNNNNNNNNNNNNNNNNNNNNNNNNNNNNNNNNNNNNNNaaaaaaaaaaaaaaaacagaaaagaaaagaaaactataaaagtaAATTTAGCTGTTACTGAAAATGTTTGTTGATTATAAGAGCCATTCAGTCCATACCCGCCTGCAAAACGGACAttaaaaggatgataatgatgatgatgattaagcaGTATTTAAAGACTTCTTGCTTTCTCCAAGCTAtaatttattcatcattatctTTCCCCTGCCCCCACCATTTTTGAAGTCCATTTTTCCGGGTTTGCATGTCAGATGAAAT from the Octopus bimaculoides isolate UCB-OBI-ISO-001 chromosome 11, ASM119413v2, whole genome shotgun sequence genome contains:
- the LOC106874227 gene encoding putative nuclease HARBI1 is translated as MLQRSPQTSNVDMSPGSHSDMSSHSWPDMAKNGTPPPRPASSDWSKADRRKLKKYSEDIPSWLSTDFKSNFRMSSVTFWKVFSYLRTCPEAIEMARGSQPETLEKSLLSVLWYMGSQDTLSEICQRFSITEESFLNRRSKIMKALLSKSKENLIRWPEKDADKQIISQEFETLSNLKNVIGVLDTTHIQVKALDNDREKFYNKNGYYSVKLIAACQRDMRFIFCSTGHAGRLHDFQTLIDSHLLERGAHLCNSHHLVGDAAFPLFDWLITPYTSESKTDAQQYYNSCLMTVQKVITRAFGLLHGRFRRLKVIESTNLSTIVDIIHLACVLHNFCIGCDDIGEEYMVYEVEDEGDDSLPVTNLPPLPDSVKIKRDIICRNLSIGRHR